From Streptomyces durmitorensis, a single genomic window includes:
- a CDS encoding response regulator, which yields MTSSAEPAPEPAPVAGTGAEPDGLTVLIADDQPLVRRGLSLILRSDPAIRVVGEVGDGEQAVASALELRPDVVLMDIRMPVLDGVRATERLTAELPGCRVLALSTFDMDEHVVGALRAGASGFLPKDVSPEELVAALRTVHRGESVVAPRLLTRLLATFVTPAPASHPPATDLAGLTPREVDVLRLIAAGLDNTEIAQRMEIGVQTVKNHATGVFAKLGVRDRAQAVIAAYESGLVRAGQGNGARP from the coding sequence ATGACATCCTCCGCCGAACCCGCGCCCGAACCCGCGCCCGTGGCTGGGACCGGGGCCGAGCCCGACGGCCTCACCGTCCTCATCGCGGACGACCAGCCGCTGGTGCGCCGGGGCCTGTCCCTGATCCTGCGCTCCGACCCCGCCATCCGGGTCGTCGGCGAGGTGGGCGACGGCGAGCAGGCCGTCGCTTCGGCCCTCGAACTCCGCCCCGACGTGGTCCTGATGGACATCCGCATGCCCGTCCTCGACGGCGTAAGGGCCACCGAGCGGCTGACCGCCGAGCTGCCCGGGTGCCGGGTCCTCGCGCTCAGCACCTTCGACATGGACGAGCACGTGGTCGGTGCCCTGCGGGCGGGGGCCTCGGGGTTCCTGCCCAAGGACGTCTCCCCCGAGGAGCTGGTGGCCGCGCTGCGCACCGTCCACCGCGGTGAGTCCGTGGTCGCCCCGCGGCTGCTCACCCGGCTGCTCGCCACCTTCGTGACCCCGGCTCCGGCGTCGCATCCGCCGGCCACGGACCTCGCCGGGCTCACCCCGCGCGAGGTCGACGTGCTCCGCCTGATCGCCGCGGGCCTCGACAACACCGAGATCGCGCAGCGGATGGAGATCGGCGTCCAGACCGTGAAGAACCACGCCACCGGCGTCTTCGCCAAGCTGGGCGTCCGTGACCGCGCGCAGGCGGTCATCGCCGCGTACGAGTCGGGGCTCGTGCGGGCGGGGCAGGGCAACGGGGCCCGTCCCTGA
- a CDS encoding ABC transporter substrate-binding protein — translation MRTAPRLGPRLVTAAATALALLLTGCSGDSGDDDGKITLQFQSLAWQKESVDANKALVKEWNATHPDVKVEYVQGSWDSVHDQLLTSFEGGEAPDIIHDASDDLADFAYGGYLADIGDLLPERLKSDIPKRSWETTTFGGKVYGVPFLQEPRVLIANAKWLKKSGVRIPTPEKPWSWAEFRSVSKELGDGTDGKYGVAWPLKEPVSATLNLSLSTGGKMFHRGADGKVDVRFDAADEIMPRTVHDQVNTDKSASGTTLGMGGSDTLPGFFGGKYAMVPLGFSYRQQIVQQAPKGFDWQVLPAPAGAEGLAQGVSPQTLSVSEDSPHKKEAAEFIDFFLQPDNMVKLARGDWMLPTGAEALRDPALRTKKDDWAAGTALAEHLRPAPAQSVRGYPEWKDKVATPALQEYYSGAIGLDELRKRLVKDGNLVLKRYQR, via the coding sequence ATGCGCACGGCACCACGCCTCGGCCCACGCCTGGTGACCGCGGCCGCCACCGCCCTCGCGCTGCTGCTCACCGGCTGCAGCGGTGACTCCGGGGACGACGACGGGAAGATCACCCTTCAGTTCCAGTCCCTTGCCTGGCAGAAGGAGTCCGTCGACGCCAACAAGGCGCTCGTCAAGGAGTGGAACGCCACCCACCCCGATGTCAAGGTCGAGTACGTCCAGGGCAGTTGGGACAGCGTCCACGACCAGCTGCTCACCTCCTTCGAGGGCGGAGAGGCGCCGGACATCATCCATGACGCCTCGGACGACCTCGCCGACTTCGCGTACGGCGGCTATCTCGCGGACATCGGCGACCTGCTCCCCGAGCGGCTCAAGTCCGATATCCCGAAGCGCAGTTGGGAGACGACGACCTTCGGGGGCAAGGTCTACGGAGTGCCTTTCCTCCAGGAGCCGCGCGTCCTGATCGCCAACGCGAAGTGGCTGAAGAAGTCCGGCGTGCGGATTCCCACGCCCGAAAAGCCGTGGAGCTGGGCGGAGTTCCGGTCGGTCAGCAAGGAACTCGGCGACGGCACGGACGGGAAGTACGGGGTGGCCTGGCCGCTCAAGGAGCCGGTGTCCGCGACGCTCAACCTCTCGCTCTCGACCGGCGGAAAGATGTTCCACCGGGGCGCGGACGGCAAGGTCGACGTCCGCTTCGACGCGGCCGACGAGATCATGCCGCGCACGGTCCACGACCAGGTCAACACCGACAAGAGCGCGTCCGGTACGACCCTGGGCATGGGCGGCTCCGACACGCTGCCGGGTTTCTTCGGCGGCAAGTACGCGATGGTCCCGCTCGGCTTCTCCTACCGCCAGCAGATCGTCCAGCAGGCGCCCAAGGGCTTCGACTGGCAGGTGCTTCCCGCCCCGGCGGGAGCGGAGGGGCTCGCGCAGGGCGTCAGCCCGCAGACGCTGTCCGTCTCCGAGGACAGCCCGCACAAGAAGGAGGCGGCCGAGTTCATCGACTTCTTCCTCCAGCCGGACAACATGGTGAAACTCGCGCGCGGCGACTGGATGCTGCCGACTGGCGCGGAGGCCCTGAGGGATCCTGCCCTGCGGACGAAGAAGGACGACTGGGCGGCGGGCACGGCGCTCGCGGAGCACTTGCGCCCGGCGCCCGCACAGTCGGTGCGGGGGTATCCGGAGTGGAAGGACAAGGTGGCGACCCCGGCGCTCCAGGAGTACTACAGCGGGGCGATCGGCCTGGACGAGTTGCGCAAACGGCTCGTGAAAGACGGGAATCTGGTGCTCAAGAGGTACCAGCGGTAG
- a CDS encoding phosphotransferase enzyme family protein yields the protein MDEARARDVLGAAGLERDAALLALGENAVFGSGGSVVKVGRAAPELLDRARRELRVARWLEESGVPAVRAAEEEPRLVDGHPVTVWHRLPQAVRPAEPRDLAALLRLVHALPAPGFELPRRELLGGVERWLRLAGDAIDVEDADYLRERRDGFEAAASALAPRLAPGPIHGDALPRNVLVGADGPVLVDLETFSADLREHDLVVMALSRDRYGLPADAYDGFVAEYGWDVREWEGCAVLRGARETASCAWVAQHAPSNPKALAEFRRRVASLRDGDPAVRWYPF from the coding sequence ATGGACGAGGCGCGGGCACGGGACGTACTGGGCGCTGCGGGTCTTGAGCGGGACGCGGCGCTGCTCGCGCTGGGCGAGAACGCCGTGTTCGGCAGCGGTGGGTCGGTGGTCAAGGTCGGGCGTGCGGCGCCGGAGCTCCTGGACCGCGCGCGGCGGGAGTTGCGGGTCGCGCGGTGGCTGGAGGAGTCGGGCGTGCCCGCGGTGCGGGCGGCCGAGGAGGAGCCCCGCTTGGTGGACGGGCATCCGGTGACGGTGTGGCACCGGCTGCCGCAGGCCGTGCGCCCTGCCGAGCCGCGTGACCTCGCCGCGCTGCTTCGGCTCGTGCACGCGCTTCCCGCGCCCGGGTTCGAGCTGCCCCGGCGTGAGCTCCTGGGCGGGGTCGAGCGGTGGCTGCGGCTCGCCGGCGACGCGATCGACGTCGAGGACGCGGACTATCTGCGGGAGCGCAGGGACGGGTTCGAGGCGGCGGCGTCGGCGCTCGCCCCCCGCCTCGCTCCCGGCCCCATTCATGGCGACGCTCTCCCCCGGAATGTCCTGGTGGGCGCGGACGGCCCGGTCCTGGTGGACCTGGAGACCTTCTCCGCCGATCTGCGGGAGCACGACCTCGTGGTGATGGCGCTCTCGCGGGACCGCTACGGACTGCCCGCCGACGCGTACGACGGGTTCGTCGCGGAGTACGGCTGGGACGTGCGGGAGTGGGAGGGGTGCGCGGTGCTCCGGGGCGCCCGGGAGACGGCGAGCTGTGCGTGGGTCGCCCAGCACGCCCCCAGCAATCCGAAGGCCCTGGCCGAGTTCCGTCGTCGGGTGGCCTCGCTGCGGGACGGGGATCCGGCCGTGCGGTGGTACCCCTTCTGA
- a CDS encoding SAV2148 family HEPN domain-containing protein translates to MSSGGRELPPGDEGHEGGSADGPPGAVSLARPMEMGSQIGPELDWGADAWREVRTRAQRAGRAYIWLNLVEQRLRAVVAAVLRPIYEPVHADDWVVAAAGPAGQEWVQRAVAVREVSRRKGYLLDPADDNVLSFLTLPQLRELMVQHWPCFEPYFDDRRDVELALDELEVTRNVVSRNRALSTAVLAQAERASAKLLDILGTGTDTPSVRRLPIDAVESLVGDRYADVVGVHSDRVRLLRQFPAEDIFGGARRLDAIGIGLNLLVQNFSGRRLVRLAESGCRVRLLFLNPASSAVKRRERELGLKRGELSRSVEMNILHMRRVRARLRDPGAFEIHVFDETPRFTAYLVDGDGADGIAVVQSYLRRTRGMEAPVLVLRGGRRVVKADEPEESGLFETYREEFELAWADSRPVS, encoded by the coding sequence GTGAGCTCGGGAGGGCGGGAACTGCCCCCTGGTGACGAGGGTCACGAGGGGGGTTCCGCGGACGGCCCGCCCGGAGCGGTGTCCCTGGCGCGGCCGATGGAGATGGGATCTCAGATCGGACCCGAACTGGACTGGGGCGCCGACGCCTGGCGCGAGGTGCGCACGCGCGCGCAGCGCGCCGGGCGGGCCTACATCTGGCTGAATCTCGTGGAGCAGCGGCTGCGCGCGGTCGTGGCCGCTGTTCTGCGACCCATCTACGAACCCGTCCACGCCGACGACTGGGTGGTCGCCGCCGCAGGACCCGCGGGGCAGGAGTGGGTGCAGCGGGCCGTCGCCGTACGCGAAGTCAGCCGGCGCAAGGGCTACTTGCTCGACCCGGCCGACGACAACGTCCTCAGCTTCCTCACGCTGCCCCAGCTGCGCGAGCTGATGGTGCAGCACTGGCCGTGCTTCGAGCCGTACTTCGACGACCGCAGGGACGTCGAGCTCGCTCTGGACGAGCTGGAAGTGACCCGGAACGTCGTGTCGCGCAACCGCGCCCTGTCCACCGCCGTGCTCGCCCAGGCGGAGCGCGCATCGGCGAAGCTCCTGGACATACTCGGCACGGGCACCGACACGCCTTCCGTGCGCCGGTTGCCCATCGACGCCGTCGAGTCCCTGGTCGGCGACCGGTACGCCGACGTGGTGGGCGTCCACTCGGACCGCGTGCGGCTGCTTCGGCAGTTCCCGGCCGAGGACATCTTCGGCGGGGCCCGCCGCCTCGACGCGATCGGGATAGGCCTGAACCTCCTGGTCCAGAACTTCTCCGGACGCCGTCTGGTGCGCCTGGCGGAGTCCGGCTGCCGGGTGCGGCTGCTCTTCCTCAACCCGGCGAGCAGCGCGGTCAAGCGCAGGGAGCGCGAACTGGGCCTGAAGCGGGGCGAGCTGAGCCGCAGCGTCGAGATGAACATCCTGCACATGCGCCGGGTGCGGGCCCGCCTGCGTGATCCGGGCGCCTTCGAGATCCACGTCTTCGACGAGACGCCGCGCTTCACCGCGTATCTGGTCGACGGGGACGGCGCGGACGGCATCGCGGTCGTCCAGTCGTACCTGCGCAGGACGCGCGGGATGGAGGCGCCGGTGCTCGTCCTGCGCGGTGGCCGCCGGGTGGTCAAGGCGGACGAGCCGGAAGAGAGCGGACTCTTCGAGACGTACCGGGAGGAGTTCGAGCTGGCCTGGGCGGACTCGCGGCCGGTCTCCTGA
- a CDS encoding carbohydrate ABC transporter permease, with protein sequence MMRTKKSTRAAQYTALAAYLVFLAFPFLWLISTAFKPARELGSLHPTWIPKDPTLENFRQAFDEQPLLQAAGNSLIAALSASLIAVVIATPMAYVMARHRNRVSKAATGWVVISQAFPFVLIIIPLFLILKNLHLINSLLGLIMVYVVWSLPFALWMLVGYVRAVPTELEEAAAVDGASKVRTFVSVVAPLLAPGIVATAMFAFITAWNEFFFALVLLKTPEKQTLPVILNRFIGSEGVADLGPLAAAAFLATIPSLVIFAIIQKRITGGMLAGAVKA encoded by the coding sequence ATGATGCGTACGAAGAAGTCGACGCGCGCCGCGCAGTACACGGCTCTCGCCGCCTATCTCGTCTTCCTCGCCTTCCCGTTCCTCTGGCTGATCTCCACGGCCTTCAAGCCCGCACGGGAACTTGGCAGCCTGCACCCCACCTGGATCCCTAAGGATCCGACCCTGGAGAACTTCCGGCAGGCCTTCGACGAGCAGCCGCTGCTCCAGGCCGCGGGCAACTCCCTGATCGCGGCGCTCAGCGCGTCCCTGATCGCGGTCGTCATCGCGACCCCCATGGCGTACGTCATGGCGCGGCACCGCAATCGCGTCTCGAAGGCGGCGACGGGCTGGGTGGTGATCAGCCAGGCGTTCCCCTTCGTCCTGATCATCATCCCGCTGTTCCTGATCCTGAAGAACCTGCACCTGATCAACTCGCTGCTCGGCCTGATCATGGTCTATGTGGTGTGGTCGCTGCCCTTCGCGCTGTGGATGCTCGTCGGGTACGTCCGTGCCGTGCCCACCGAACTGGAGGAGGCGGCGGCGGTCGACGGCGCGAGCAAGGTGCGTACGTTCGTCTCGGTCGTCGCGCCACTGCTCGCCCCCGGCATCGTCGCCACGGCGATGTTCGCCTTCATCACCGCATGGAACGAGTTCTTCTTCGCGCTCGTCCTGCTCAAGACCCCGGAGAAGCAGACCTTGCCGGTCATCCTCAACCGCTTCATCGGCTCCGAGGGCGTCGCGGACCTCGGGCCGCTCGCCGCCGCGGCGTTCCTCGCGACCATCCCCTCGCTCGTCATCTTCGCGATCATCCAGAAGCGGATCACGGGCGGCATGCTGGCAGGGGCGGTGAAGGCCTGA
- a CDS encoding carbohydrate ABC transporter permease, with product MTLATATKRSANGASARRGADHGAWFLVLPALIPILVLSVGPLLYGITLAFTDSQSGRTEPTQWVGALNFQDLLHDTLFWDSFRIGLIWAFGVTVPQFFLALGLALLLNQPLRMRWLARALAIIPWAMPEVVVGIMWRLVYHPDAGVLNETLSNLGLGEGKDWLTGTATALFAVIVVGVWAGMPQTTVALLAGLQNTPRELHEAAAMDGAGAWRRFRTVTWPAIKPIALAITALNFIWNFNSFALVYVLTQGGPGGRTRLPMLFAYEEAFRYGQFGYAAAMGCVMVAVISVILAFYLVGRLKGGDES from the coding sequence GTGACATTGGCGACCGCAACGAAGCGGTCAGCGAACGGCGCGTCCGCCCGTAGAGGCGCGGACCACGGCGCCTGGTTCCTGGTGCTTCCCGCGCTGATCCCGATCCTGGTCCTGAGCGTGGGCCCGCTCCTCTACGGCATCACGCTCGCGTTCACCGACTCGCAGTCGGGCCGCACCGAACCGACCCAGTGGGTCGGCGCCCTCAACTTCCAGGACCTGCTGCACGACACGCTGTTCTGGGACTCGTTCCGCATCGGCCTGATCTGGGCGTTCGGCGTCACCGTGCCGCAGTTCTTCCTCGCGCTCGGCCTCGCGCTCCTGCTCAACCAGCCGTTGCGGATGCGCTGGCTGGCGCGGGCGCTCGCGATCATCCCCTGGGCGATGCCCGAAGTGGTCGTCGGCATCATGTGGCGGCTCGTCTACCACCCGGACGCGGGCGTGCTCAACGAGACGCTCTCCAACCTGGGCCTCGGGGAGGGCAAGGACTGGCTGACCGGGACGGCCACGGCGCTCTTCGCCGTCATCGTCGTCGGCGTCTGGGCCGGCATGCCGCAGACCACCGTCGCGCTGCTCGCCGGGCTGCAGAACACCCCGCGCGAGCTGCACGAGGCCGCCGCGATGGACGGCGCGGGCGCATGGCGCCGCTTCCGCACCGTCACCTGGCCCGCGATCAAGCCGATCGCCCTCGCCATCACGGCGCTCAACTTCATCTGGAACTTCAACTCCTTCGCCCTGGTCTACGTCCTGACCCAGGGCGGCCCCGGCGGCCGCACCCGCCTGCCCATGCTCTTCGCCTACGAAGAGGCCTTCCGCTACGGCCAGTTCGGCTATGCCGCGGCCATGGGCTGCGTGATGGTCGCGGTGATCTCGGTGATCCTCGCCTTCTACCTCGTCGGCCGCCTGAAAGGAGGCGACGAGTCATGA
- a CDS encoding sensor histidine kinase, which produces MGRDFFPPVPPTGRARPTPGDVAVAVVAVGLDVLAYLAPGEEGPGAPVTVLGVLLVASSVLPLLFRRHHPVPVLGAVLVVQLAVNLGLAVDPGAPMSNSYGGAVAVALYTVARYSGPRAVALGVVATAPVQLVRYLHNDIPFLGMGITDVLLTPCLIVAVGLAVRQWKRQLDINRTLLADRAVTEERRRIARELHDIVAHHITTMYLMSGGARSTLDRDPETAREALVTLEESGRTALHEMRQLLGVLRSTDTLEETPSEPQPGVDGIERLVADSTAAGLPAELHVTGRPVALPMTVGLTLYRIVQEALTNARKHAGPAARATVRLAYLPDRVTVEVADDGTGEGKAPGGSVAGGGYGLLGMRERIALHDGSLRVGSRAEGGFEVVASVPLPADTYEKDRIR; this is translated from the coding sequence ATGGGCCGCGATTTCTTCCCACCCGTACCGCCCACGGGCAGGGCGCGGCCGACGCCGGGTGACGTGGCGGTCGCCGTCGTCGCGGTGGGGCTCGACGTACTGGCCTACCTCGCCCCGGGCGAGGAGGGCCCGGGGGCGCCGGTCACCGTGCTCGGTGTCCTGCTGGTCGCTTCCTCCGTGCTCCCGCTGCTCTTCCGGCGCCATCACCCCGTGCCGGTGCTCGGCGCGGTCCTCGTCGTGCAGCTCGCCGTCAATCTGGGTCTCGCCGTCGACCCGGGCGCCCCGATGTCGAACAGCTACGGAGGCGCCGTCGCGGTCGCGCTCTACACCGTGGCCAGGTACAGCGGGCCGCGCGCCGTGGCGCTGGGTGTCGTGGCGACAGCGCCCGTGCAGCTCGTGCGCTATCTGCACAACGACATACCGTTCCTGGGCATGGGCATCACCGATGTGCTGCTCACGCCCTGCCTCATCGTCGCCGTGGGCCTGGCCGTGCGGCAGTGGAAGCGGCAGCTGGACATCAACCGCACGCTCCTGGCCGACCGCGCGGTGACCGAGGAACGGCGCCGCATCGCGCGGGAGCTCCACGACATCGTGGCCCACCACATCACCACCATGTACCTGATGTCCGGCGGGGCCAGGTCGACCCTGGACCGCGATCCCGAGACGGCACGCGAGGCCCTGGTGACCCTGGAGGAGTCCGGCCGCACCGCGCTGCACGAGATGCGCCAGCTCCTCGGGGTCCTGCGCAGCACCGACACGCTGGAGGAGACGCCGTCGGAACCCCAGCCAGGGGTGGACGGCATCGAGCGGCTCGTCGCCGATTCGACCGCCGCGGGTCTGCCGGCCGAACTCCACGTCACCGGGCGGCCCGTGGCCCTGCCGATGACGGTCGGCCTCACCCTCTACCGCATCGTGCAGGAGGCGCTGACCAACGCCCGCAAGCACGCGGGCCCCGCGGCCCGCGCCACGGTGCGGCTCGCGTACCTCCCGGACCGGGTCACCGTCGAAGTGGCCGACGACGGCACCGGTGAGGGCAAGGCACCCGGCGGGAGCGTCGCGGGCGGCGGATACGGTCTGCTGGGGATGCGGGAACGCATCGCTCTGCACGACGGTTCACTGCGTGTCGGAAGCCGCGCGGAAGGCGGGTTCGAGGTGGTCGCGAGCGTGCCGCTGCCCGCCGACACCTACGAGAAGGACAGGATCCGATGA
- a CDS encoding 3'-5' exonuclease has translation MGWHRELLIGFDLETTGTDPREARIVTAAVIEVRAGETLGRREWLADPGVEIPAEAVAVHGISNERAAADGRPADEVADAIAAVLVSYWQSGVPVVAYNATFDLTLLSAELRRHGLPSLRERLGGAQPAPVIDPYTIDRSVERYRKGKRNLEAVCTEYGVLLESAHDATSDALAAARLATAIADRHPKLAAFGPAELHRRQIDWYAEWAADFQKFLRKKGETDAVIDGTWPLREEFSASGV, from the coding sequence ATGGGCTGGCACCGGGAGCTGCTGATCGGGTTCGACCTGGAGACGACAGGGACGGACCCGCGCGAGGCGCGCATCGTCACGGCGGCCGTGATCGAGGTCAGAGCGGGCGAGACGCTGGGCCGCAGGGAGTGGCTCGCCGACCCGGGGGTCGAGATCCCTGCGGAGGCGGTGGCGGTGCACGGCATCTCGAACGAACGGGCCGCGGCGGACGGCAGGCCGGCCGACGAGGTCGCCGACGCGATAGCGGCGGTGCTCGTGTCGTACTGGCAGTCGGGCGTTCCGGTCGTGGCCTACAACGCGACCTTCGACCTGACCCTGCTCTCCGCCGAGTTGCGCAGGCACGGCCTGCCGTCCCTGCGCGAGCGCCTGGGCGGCGCGCAACCGGCCCCGGTCATCGACCCGTACACCATCGACCGCTCCGTCGAGCGCTACCGCAAGGGCAAGCGGAACCTGGAAGCGGTCTGCACGGAGTACGGAGTGCTTCTGGAGTCGGCCCACGACGCCACGTCGGACGCCCTGGCCGCGGCCCGCCTGGCCACGGCCATAGCCGACCGCCACCCCAAGCTGGCCGCGTTCGGCCCGGCCGAGCTGCACCGGCGCCAGATCGACTGGTATGCGGAATGGGCGGCGGACTTCCAGAAGTTCCTGCGGAAGAAGGGCGAGACGGACGCGGTGATCGACGGCACGTGGCCGCTGCGCGAGGAGTTCAGCGCGTCCGGCGTCTGA